One stretch of Jiangella gansuensis DSM 44835 DNA includes these proteins:
- a CDS encoding NAD(P)/FAD-dependent oxidoreductase, which produces MRDLYDVVVVGGGAAGLAGALALGRSRRSVLVVDAGQPRNAPADGVHNFLTSEGVPPAEILATGRAEVAQYGVEVVSGTVTGLRPVDEGDDGDNARFVVDLADGRTARCRRLLLTTGVVDELPDIDGLAQRWGHDVLHCPYCHGWEVRDQAVGVVGTGPMAVHAALLFRQLTDDVVVFRHAAPVPWPSGEDAARLAARGIDVVDEEVAAVEVEDDRLTGVRLRSGRVVARQAVVVAPRPVVRADLFAGLPGLEPVDVEMHGVVVGERLPADPSGATPVPGVWAAGNVTDPFGQVIGAATAGLKAGAVINADLAVEEADAAVAAGRSEPTPATAG; this is translated from the coding sequence ATGCGGGATCTGTACGACGTAGTGGTGGTCGGCGGCGGCGCGGCCGGGCTCGCCGGGGCACTGGCCCTCGGCCGGTCCCGGCGCTCGGTGCTGGTGGTCGACGCCGGCCAGCCGCGCAACGCGCCTGCTGACGGCGTCCACAACTTCCTGACCAGCGAAGGCGTTCCGCCGGCGGAGATCCTGGCCACCGGCCGGGCCGAGGTCGCCCAGTACGGCGTCGAGGTGGTGTCGGGCACCGTCACCGGCCTGCGCCCCGTCGACGAGGGCGACGACGGCGACAACGCGCGGTTCGTCGTCGATCTGGCCGACGGCCGGACGGCACGGTGCCGCCGGCTCCTGCTCACCACCGGCGTCGTGGACGAGCTGCCCGACATCGACGGCCTGGCCCAGCGGTGGGGTCACGACGTGCTCCACTGCCCGTACTGCCATGGCTGGGAGGTGCGCGACCAGGCCGTCGGCGTCGTCGGCACCGGGCCGATGGCCGTGCACGCCGCACTGCTGTTCCGGCAGCTCACCGACGACGTCGTGGTGTTCCGCCATGCGGCACCGGTGCCGTGGCCGTCGGGCGAGGACGCCGCCCGACTGGCCGCCCGCGGCATCGACGTCGTCGACGAGGAGGTCGCGGCGGTCGAGGTGGAGGACGACCGGCTCACCGGGGTCCGGCTGCGCTCCGGCCGTGTCGTCGCCCGGCAGGCGGTCGTGGTGGCCCCGCGCCCGGTGGTCCGCGCCGACCTGTTCGCCGGGCTCCCGGGCCTGGAGCCGGTCGATGTCGAGATGCACGGGGTCGTCGTCGGGGAACGCCTGCCCGCCGACCCGTCCGGCGCCACCCCGGTGCCGGGCGTGTGGGCCGCCGGCAACGTCACCGACCCGTTCGGCCAGGTGATCGGCGCGGCCACGGCCGGGCTCAAGGCCGGCGCGGTCATCAACGCCGACCTCGCCGTCGAGGAGGCGGACGCCGCCGTCGCGGCCGGCAGGTCCGAGCCCACTCCCGCGACGGCGGGGTGA
- a CDS encoding response regulator transcription factor, translated as MRVLVVEDERGLARALQRGLSAEGFAVELAHDGLDGLHLARENDYDVIVLDIMLPSLSGYRICQALRAEGNWVPILMLSAKDGEYDQADGLDVGADDYLTKPFSYVVLVARLRALLRRGAPARPVILSAGDLELDPSARTVRRGGTGITLTPREFGVLEYLMRHRDEVVSKRDLLEHVWDPHYDGDPNVVEVYVGYLRRKIDTPFGRSALQTVRGAGYRLSGDGG; from the coding sequence ATGCGGGTGCTGGTGGTCGAGGACGAGCGCGGGTTGGCCCGGGCGCTGCAGCGTGGTCTGTCGGCCGAGGGGTTCGCCGTGGAGCTGGCTCATGACGGGCTGGACGGGCTGCACCTGGCCCGCGAGAACGACTACGACGTCATCGTCCTGGACATCATGCTGCCGTCGTTGTCGGGCTACCGCATCTGCCAGGCGTTGCGAGCCGAGGGCAACTGGGTGCCCATCCTGATGCTGTCGGCGAAGGACGGCGAGTATGACCAGGCCGACGGGTTGGACGTCGGCGCCGACGACTACCTGACGAAGCCCTTCTCGTACGTCGTCCTGGTGGCCCGGTTGCGGGCGTTGTTGCGCCGGGGCGCGCCGGCCCGGCCGGTCATCCTCAGCGCCGGTGACCTCGAGCTCGATCCGAGCGCCCGGACGGTGCGTCGTGGCGGCACCGGCATCACGTTGACGCCGCGCGAGTTCGGTGTCCTGGAGTACCTCATGCGCCACCGGGACGAGGTCGTGTCCAAGCGCGACCTCCTCGAGCACGTCTGGGATCCGCACTACGACGGCGACCCCAACGTCGTCGAGGTGTATGTCGGCTATCTGCGCCGCAAGATCGACACACCGTTCGGCCGCTCCGCGTTGCAGACGGTGCGGGGTGCGGGCTATCGACTGTCCGGTGACGGCGGATGA
- a CDS encoding Gfo/Idh/MocA family protein, which yields MRFGLVGTGHWARATHAPALLATPGVTLAGIWGRDPGRTASIAAAMDTTAYDDYDALLDTVDAVAFSVPPDVQAPMATAAARAGKHLLLEKPIAKDAGIARDLEAAVLDAGVASVVFFTQLFRSEVRAWLAECAASEHPWEGGLALTLGSVQREEGVFSTPWRLEPDGGLWDLGPHALSVLVPVLGPVASVSAHEDPLGTTHLVLQHRGGASSTATVSQAAPSAASASYARLWGGAGHTELPDRRPPVVEVLSGAITELVAAARPGAEPHPYGVTFGRDIVDILAAASHQLTNARHTRQMSDQ from the coding sequence ATGCGCTTCGGACTGGTCGGTACCGGGCATTGGGCCCGGGCCACTCACGCTCCCGCCCTCCTGGCCACACCCGGCGTCACGCTGGCCGGCATCTGGGGACGCGACCCCGGCCGGACGGCGTCCATCGCCGCCGCCATGGACACCACTGCCTACGACGACTACGACGCCCTGCTGGACACCGTCGATGCCGTCGCGTTCTCGGTGCCTCCGGACGTCCAGGCTCCGATGGCCACCGCGGCGGCCCGGGCCGGCAAGCATCTGTTGCTGGAGAAGCCGATCGCCAAGGACGCCGGCATCGCGCGGGACCTGGAGGCGGCGGTCCTCGACGCCGGAGTGGCCAGCGTCGTCTTCTTCACCCAGTTGTTCCGCTCTGAAGTGCGCGCCTGGCTGGCCGAATGCGCGGCGTCGGAGCACCCGTGGGAAGGCGGCCTGGCGCTCACCCTCGGCTCGGTGCAGCGCGAGGAGGGCGTCTTCTCCACCCCGTGGCGGCTGGAACCCGACGGCGGCCTGTGGGACCTCGGGCCGCACGCGCTGTCGGTGCTCGTGCCGGTCCTCGGCCCGGTGGCGTCGGTGTCGGCGCACGAGGACCCGCTCGGCACCACTCACCTGGTGCTCCAGCACCGCGGCGGCGCCTCCAGCACTGCCACCGTCTCCCAGGCTGCTCCGTCGGCTGCGTCGGCCAGCTACGCCCGGCTGTGGGGCGGTGCCGGACACACCGAGCTGCCGGACCGTCGCCCCCCGGTCGTGGAGGTCCTGAGCGGGGCGATCACCGAACTGGTGGCCGCCGCCCGGCCAGGCGCCGAACCGCACCCGTACGGCGTCACCTTCGGACGCGACATCGTCGACATACTCGCGGCAGCATCGCACCAACTCACGAATGCCCGACACACCCGACAAATGTCGGATCAATGA
- a CDS encoding helix-turn-helix domain-containing protein, whose amino-acid sequence MNEDVLDGVGPRLRELRRRRQVTLTQLSASTGISVSTLSRLESGGRKPTLELLLPLARVHQVTLDELVGAPPTGDPRVHPQPVVRHGVTHLPLTRRPGGVQAYKMIFPSPEKDAGTYPQELQTHEGYEWLYVLSGRARLRLGEHDVVLASGEVAEFDTRTPHWFGNAGPGVLEILSLFGPQGERLHVRARPRRAG is encoded by the coding sequence ATGAACGAGGATGTGCTCGACGGGGTCGGGCCGCGGCTACGCGAACTGCGTCGGCGCCGGCAGGTCACCCTGACCCAGCTGTCCGCGTCAACGGGCATCTCGGTCAGCACCCTGTCACGGCTGGAGTCCGGCGGCCGCAAACCGACGTTGGAACTGCTGCTCCCACTGGCCCGCGTGCACCAGGTCACGCTGGACGAACTGGTCGGCGCGCCGCCCACCGGCGACCCGCGGGTCCACCCGCAGCCGGTGGTCCGTCACGGCGTCACCCATCTGCCGCTGACCCGGCGGCCGGGCGGGGTGCAGGCCTACAAGATGATCTTCCCCTCGCCGGAGAAGGACGCCGGCACGTACCCGCAGGAGCTGCAGACGCACGAGGGGTACGAGTGGCTGTACGTGCTGTCGGGACGGGCGCGCCTCCGGCTCGGCGAGCACGACGTCGTCCTCGCGTCCGGTGAAGTGGCCGAGTTCGACACCCGCACGCCGCACTGGTTCGGCAATGCCGGCCCCGGCGTGCTCGAGATCCTCAGCCTGTTCGGCCCCCAGGGTGAGCGGCTGCACGTTCGGGCGCGGCCGCGGCGGGCAGGCTGA
- a CDS encoding LolA family protein: MPNSVFRRPVARWAVPATVATAVVGAAVAVPLIAGADSELPDRTAAELLVDLASIDLEPFAGTVVQSAEFGLPELAPVSGAEADSFAAAAMSLLRGSSTARIWYTDGDTYRLALQDELAESDLVRDGEDLWFWSSAHNTASHLTLDEETAAEIEPGTHGPSGLPGLPGGDGEEGLPEGATSVPTAAAAFALQAIAPSTQVDVDGTATVAGRAAYELVVRPRDEQSLIGSIRLAIDGENSMPLRVQIFDRDGGDPAFEVGFTSVTFSEPEASVYDFSPPPGTETEEIDPSELTAPKEQLPPPAGEFDPNAVSVVGGGWSSVAVLRGVDVDEVMTSLDADAVALAESMLSGFEDVSGAYGTGQALTTDLCSVLLLDDGRLLVGAVPLEVLEEAAMDPAAAL, encoded by the coding sequence ATGCCGAACTCCGTGTTCCGACGGCCAGTGGCCCGCTGGGCCGTGCCGGCAACCGTTGCCACCGCGGTGGTCGGCGCCGCCGTCGCCGTTCCGCTGATCGCCGGTGCGGACTCCGAGCTGCCCGATCGCACCGCGGCGGAGCTGCTCGTCGACCTCGCCAGCATCGACCTGGAGCCGTTCGCCGGCACCGTCGTGCAGTCCGCCGAGTTCGGGCTGCCGGAGCTGGCGCCGGTGTCCGGCGCCGAAGCCGACTCCTTCGCCGCCGCCGCCATGTCACTACTTCGCGGCTCCTCGACGGCACGCATCTGGTACACCGACGGCGACACCTACCGGCTGGCGCTGCAGGACGAACTGGCCGAGAGCGACCTCGTCCGCGACGGCGAAGATCTGTGGTTCTGGAGCAGCGCCCACAACACCGCGTCCCACCTGACACTGGACGAGGAGACCGCGGCCGAGATCGAGCCCGGAACCCATGGCCCGAGCGGTCTGCCGGGGCTGCCCGGTGGGGACGGGGAAGAGGGCCTACCCGAGGGCGCCACGTCCGTCCCGACCGCGGCGGCCGCGTTCGCGCTGCAGGCCATTGCGCCGTCCACCCAGGTCGACGTCGACGGCACCGCCACCGTCGCCGGCCGCGCCGCGTACGAGCTGGTGGTGCGCCCGCGCGACGAGCAGTCCCTGATCGGCTCGATCCGGTTGGCCATCGACGGCGAGAACTCCATGCCGCTGCGGGTGCAGATCTTCGACCGCGACGGCGGCGACCCGGCCTTCGAGGTCGGCTTCACCTCGGTCACGTTCTCCGAGCCCGAGGCGTCGGTCTACGACTTCAGCCCGCCGCCCGGCACCGAGACCGAGGAGATCGACCCGTCCGAGCTGACCGCGCCGAAGGAGCAGCTCCCGCCGCCGGCCGGCGAGTTCGACCCCAACGCCGTCTCGGTCGTCGGCGGTGGATGGTCGTCCGTCGCGGTCCTGCGCGGCGTGGACGTCGACGAGGTGATGACCAGCCTGGACGCAGACGCGGTCGCCTTGGCCGAGTCCATGCTCTCGGGCTTCGAGGACGTCAGCGGGGCCTACGGCACCGGCCAAGCCCTCACCACCGACCTGTGCAGCGTCCTCCTGCTGGACGACGGCCGACTCCTGGTCGGTGCCGTGCCGCTGGAGGTCCTCGAAGAGGCAGCGATGGACCCGGCCGCCGCGCTCTGA
- a CDS encoding sensor histidine kinase, whose translation MSLFGRLSLRARLTLAATVMAAAGLAVGGVLLLIALDRALLGALDETARRQGQDIAALVEGDRLPDPLPSYGAAVVQVVDDEGRVLASTPGGDRLTSIVAGDDLAAVRAGEAIRLDGTRLGQPDPLRVVGVPTDVPGEPSTVVVAVSLEEQRRSVEFAKIGVTAGGAAMTAALAVLSWLVVVRALRPVDQLRAGAEEISGTGGTRRLPVPAGGDELGRLAVTLNDMLSRLDAAAERQRAFVADAAHELRSPIAALRTELEVALAHPDAVDPHETAREALDEVARMGRLVDDLLVLAHLDNPRPQRREDDVDLREIVAAVAEGVRDPRVTVTIEPGGPATARGHRDSLARVVRNLVDNAVRHAASHVTVDVAAAARTVRLIVADDGAGVPPADRERIFERFTRLDDARDRDAGGSGLGLAIAREIVRAHGGSIAVEDAAPGARFVVSLPAAAAPERAAAHPGGRTG comes from the coding sequence ATGAGCCTGTTCGGCCGGCTCAGTCTGCGCGCCCGGCTGACGCTCGCGGCCACGGTGATGGCCGCCGCCGGGCTGGCGGTGGGCGGGGTGCTGCTGCTCATCGCCCTGGACCGGGCGCTGCTCGGTGCCTTGGACGAGACCGCCCGGCGGCAGGGCCAGGACATCGCCGCCCTGGTGGAGGGCGACCGGTTGCCCGACCCACTGCCCAGCTACGGCGCCGCCGTCGTGCAGGTCGTCGACGACGAGGGCCGGGTGCTCGCCTCCACCCCGGGCGGTGACCGCCTCACGTCGATCGTCGCCGGCGACGACCTCGCCGCCGTGCGCGCGGGTGAGGCGATCCGGCTGGACGGCACCCGGCTCGGCCAGCCGGACCCGCTGCGTGTCGTCGGGGTACCCACCGACGTACCGGGCGAGCCGAGCACCGTCGTCGTCGCCGTGTCGCTGGAAGAGCAGCGCCGTAGCGTCGAGTTCGCCAAGATCGGTGTCACGGCCGGCGGCGCCGCGATGACGGCGGCGCTGGCGGTCCTGAGCTGGCTGGTCGTGGTGCGAGCGCTGCGGCCGGTCGACCAGCTGCGTGCGGGCGCGGAGGAGATCTCCGGCACCGGGGGCACGCGACGGCTCCCGGTGCCGGCCGGAGGCGACGAGCTGGGCCGGTTGGCCGTGACCCTCAACGACATGTTGAGCCGGCTCGACGCGGCCGCCGAGCGGCAGCGTGCCTTCGTCGCCGACGCCGCGCACGAGCTGCGCAGCCCGATCGCCGCCCTGCGCACGGAGCTGGAGGTCGCCCTGGCGCACCCGGACGCCGTCGATCCGCACGAGACCGCCCGTGAGGCCCTCGACGAGGTCGCCCGGATGGGCCGCCTCGTCGACGACCTGCTGGTCCTGGCGCACCTGGACAATCCCCGCCCGCAGCGGCGGGAGGACGACGTCGACCTGCGTGAGATCGTCGCCGCCGTCGCCGAGGGCGTCCGCGACCCGCGTGTGACGGTCACGATCGAGCCGGGCGGGCCGGCCACCGCCCGGGGCCACCGGGATTCGCTGGCCCGCGTGGTGCGCAACCTGGTCGACAACGCGGTCCGGCACGCGGCGTCGCACGTCACCGTCGACGTCGCCGCGGCCGCCCGGACGGTGCGCCTGATCGTCGCCGACGACGGCGCGGGCGTGCCGCCGGCCGACCGGGAGCGCATCTTCGAACGGTTCACCCGGCTGGACGACGCGCGCGACCGCGACGCCGGTGGAAGCGGGCTGGGCTTGGCGATCGCGCGGGAGATCGTCCGGGCGCACGGCGGGAGCATCGCCGTCGAGGACGCCGCGCCGGGTGCCCGGTTCGTCGTCAGCCTGCCCGCCGCGGCCGCGCCCGAACGTGCAGCCGCTCACCCTGGGGGCCGAACAGGCTGA